From Bacillota bacterium, one genomic window encodes:
- a CDS encoding DNA mismatch repair protein MutT, whose product MVCDDAGRVLVQERRSSFWSGVAFPGGHVEPGESFVESVIREVYEETGLRILNPVLCGVKQFPADDGARYVVLLFKATQFTGTLRSSAEGDVFWVPRDELPRLPLASDLAETLPLFENDGLSELYYYQSGGQWKTKLL is encoded by the coding sequence ATGGTCTGCGATGACGCGGGGCGGGTGCTCGTGCAGGAGCGCCGGAGTTCCTTTTGGTCCGGCGTCGCGTTTCCAGGCGGGCACGTGGAGCCTGGGGAGTCGTTCGTCGAGTCGGTCATCCGCGAGGTGTACGAAGAGACGGGCTTGCGGATTCTCAATCCGGTGCTGTGCGGCGTGAAGCAGTTTCCGGCGGACGACGGAGCGCGCTACGTCGTCTTGCTGTTCAAGGCTACGCAATTCACAGGCACCCTGCGCTCCTCGGCCGAAGGCGATGTGTTCTGGGTGCCGCGCGATGAGCTGCCGCGGCTGCCCCTGGCCAGCGATCTGGCGGAGACGTTGCCGCTCTTTGAAAACGACGGCCTGAGCGAGCTGTATTACTACCAGTCCGGCGGCCAGTGGAAAACGAAGTTGCTGTAA
- a CDS encoding general stress protein: MEFARFGSTDIEVSRIALGTWAIGGWLWGGTDVNDAVRTIHEALDLGITLIDTAPVYGFGLSEELVAKALAEKGVSRDKVVIATKAGLEWDEQENVRRNSKPERIREEVEQSLRRLRTDYIDIYQIHWPDPETPIEDTAEAMYRLLQEGKVRAIGVSNYDVEQMERWRKVAPLHSNQLRYNLLERDIEAAELPYCREHGLAILAYSPLARGLLTGKYNEGSTFPEGDSRAKDKRFQGEEAKRYYRIIPKLKEYAESLGKTLAQLAVRWVLDQPGEPIALWGARRPGQIAEAAGAVGWKLTPEQLAEIDRIVNETE, from the coding sequence ATGGAGTTTGCCCGTTTCGGCTCCACGGACATTGAGGTGTCCCGCATCGCCCTCGGCACATGGGCCATCGGCGGCTGGCTGTGGGGCGGGACGGACGTCAACGACGCCGTGCGCACCATCCACGAAGCGCTGGATTTGGGCATCACCCTGATCGACACCGCACCCGTCTACGGCTTCGGCTTGTCGGAGGAGCTGGTCGCGAAGGCGCTGGCGGAAAAGGGCGTGAGCCGGGATAAGGTCGTCATCGCGACGAAGGCGGGCCTCGAGTGGGACGAGCAGGAGAACGTCCGCCGCAATTCCAAGCCCGAGCGCATACGCGAGGAAGTGGAGCAAAGCCTGCGGCGCCTGCGGACGGACTACATTGACATTTACCAAATCCACTGGCCGGATCCGGAGACGCCCATCGAGGACACGGCCGAAGCCATGTACCGGCTGCTGCAGGAGGGCAAGGTGCGGGCCATCGGCGTCAGCAACTACGACGTCGAGCAGATGGAGCGGTGGCGGAAGGTCGCGCCGCTTCACTCGAACCAGCTGCGCTACAACTTGCTCGAGCGGGACATCGAAGCGGCGGAGCTACCTTACTGCCGCGAACACGGGCTGGCGATCTTGGCGTACAGCCCGCTGGCGCGAGGCCTGCTGACGGGCAAGTACAACGAGGGCAGCACGTTCCCGGAAGGCGACAGCCGCGCCAAGGACAAGCGCTTCCAGGGCGAGGAAGCGAAGCGCTACTACCGCATCATCCCGAAGCTGAAAGAGTACGCGGAAAGCCTGGGCAAGACGCTGGCGCAGCTGGCGGTGCGCTGGGTGCTGGATCAGCCGGGCGAGCCCATCGCGTTGTGGGGCGCGCGGCGGCCCGGCCAGATCGCCGAAGCGGCCGGCGCCGTGGGCTGGAAGCTGACGCCCGAGCAGCTGGCCGAGATCGATCGCATCGTCAACGAGACCGAGTAG